A DNA window from Canis lupus familiaris isolate Mischka breed German Shepherd chromosome 10, alternate assembly UU_Cfam_GSD_1.0, whole genome shotgun sequence contains the following coding sequences:
- the LOC111097709 gene encoding negative regulator of P-body association-like, translating into MRDQPCASGRSTLPPGNTRETRPPKKHCLLAPRWDYPEGTPNGGSNPLPSAPSPASPGLKSHPPPPEK; encoded by the coding sequence ATGAGGGACCAACCTTGTGCCTCCGGGAGATCCACGCTCCCTCCTGGAAACACGCGGGAAACCAGGCCTCCAAAAAAGCACTGCCTCCTAGCACCACGGTGGGATTATCCGGAAGGAACTCCCAACGGAGGTAGTAACCCTCTCCCCTCCGCACCTTCTCCTGCATCACCCGGGCTGAAGTCGCACCCTCCTCCTCCGGAGAAGTAG